A single genomic interval of Microbacterium sp. zg-Y1090 harbors:
- the bsh gene encoding choloylglycine hydrolase, translated as MCTGANYTTKDHYFGRNLDLEFSYHETVTITPRNFPFEFRKVPTLATHHAIIGMATIADGYPLYYDATNEKGLSMAGLNFPGNADYKQEDPAKTNVASFEFIPWVLGQFESVTEVRAALADLVVTDAAFSAEFPPSPLHWIISDRDGSITVESVKEGLKVHDNPYGIMTNNPTFDIQSFNLNNFMHLTKNPPENTFAPELDFDVYSRGMGAIGLPGDLSSASRFVKAVFTKMNSQSGDSESESISQFFQILGSVAQQRGLVEVEPGKFEITIYSSCCNTDKGIYYYTTYENSQVTGVDMHKEDLDATTLVDYPLIKGQQIHMQN; from the coding sequence ATGTGCACAGGAGCCAACTACACGACCAAGGACCACTACTTCGGGCGCAATCTGGATCTGGAGTTCTCGTACCACGAGACCGTGACGATCACGCCCCGCAACTTCCCCTTCGAGTTCCGCAAGGTGCCGACGCTCGCGACGCACCACGCGATCATCGGCATGGCGACCATCGCCGACGGCTACCCGCTGTATTACGACGCGACGAATGAGAAGGGCCTCAGCATGGCGGGGCTCAACTTCCCCGGAAACGCCGACTACAAGCAGGAAGACCCGGCGAAGACGAACGTCGCGTCGTTCGAGTTCATCCCCTGGGTGCTGGGGCAGTTCGAGAGCGTCACCGAGGTGCGGGCCGCGCTCGCGGACCTGGTCGTGACCGATGCCGCGTTCAGCGCGGAGTTCCCGCCGTCACCCCTGCACTGGATCATCAGTGACAGGGACGGCTCGATCACCGTCGAGAGCGTCAAGGAGGGGCTGAAGGTGCACGACAACCCCTACGGGATCATGACCAACAATCCCACCTTCGACATCCAGTCCTTCAACCTCAACAACTTCATGCATCTGACGAAGAACCCCCCGGAGAACACCTTCGCTCCCGAGCTCGACTTCGACGTCTACAGCCGGGGGATGGGGGCGATCGGCCTGCCCGGCGACCTGTCGTCGGCATCCCGCTTCGTGAAGGCGGTCTTCACGAAGATGAACTCGCAGTCCGGCGATTCCGAATCGGAATCGATCAGCCAGTTCTTCCAGATCCTCGGCTCCGTCGCGCAGCAGCGTGGCCTGGTGGAGGTGGAGCCGGGCAAGTTCGAGATCACGATCTACTCGTCGTGCTGCAACACCGACAAGGGCATCTACTACTACACGACCTACGAGAACAGCCAGGTCACGGGCGTCGACATGCACAAGG
- a CDS encoding hemolysin family protein — protein MTEVLLLVGAALLVALGGLMAALDAALSVTSRQGLAELAVTARSRTALRRIADDPDAHNNAVVFIRILAETTAAVLVTAAFMLAFDNIWWALLAAALLMTVVSFVLVGASPRAVGRQHAEGLLRSAAPLVRGARIVLGPLAHLLVILGNRFTPGLNRNASFASEEQLLSMVDEAASQDLIEEDDRDLIHSVFDFTDTFVRAVMVPRTDMVSVEAGTPTHEAMKLFLDRGVSRLPVVDDEADDVVGVLYLKDLVQFAFRDESAWRNAPVNRIARKAVFVPESMKAETLLQQMKRDAVHVCLVVDEYGGVSGLVTLEDLIEELVGEIADEYDARAAEVVDLGDGRFRVSARLGLDEVGELFGMELEDDEVDSIGGLLGKALGRIPMPGVTAETHGLVLTGGASRGRGRGLATVFVERAASPDDAEDTADRAPRTGEITRPARTGEVRVSRRGDTDDRRA, from the coding sequence GTGACCGAGGTCCTGCTGCTGGTCGGTGCGGCGCTGCTGGTGGCACTCGGGGGTCTCATGGCCGCCCTCGACGCGGCGCTGTCGGTGACCTCGCGCCAGGGCCTGGCGGAGCTGGCCGTGACCGCCCGCTCCCGCACGGCGCTGCGCCGCATCGCCGACGATCCCGACGCGCACAACAACGCGGTGGTGTTCATCCGCATCCTCGCCGAGACCACCGCCGCCGTGCTGGTGACGGCGGCCTTCATGCTCGCGTTCGACAACATCTGGTGGGCGCTGCTGGCGGCGGCGCTGCTGATGACGGTGGTGTCGTTCGTGCTCGTCGGTGCGAGCCCGCGCGCCGTCGGTCGTCAACACGCCGAAGGGCTGCTGCGCAGCGCCGCCCCCCTGGTGCGCGGCGCCCGCATCGTGCTGGGTCCGCTCGCCCACCTGCTGGTGATCCTCGGGAACCGGTTCACCCCCGGCCTCAACCGCAACGCGTCGTTCGCCTCCGAGGAGCAGCTGCTCAGCATGGTCGACGAGGCCGCGTCGCAGGACCTCATCGAAGAGGACGACCGCGACCTCATCCACTCGGTCTTCGACTTCACCGACACGTTCGTGCGCGCCGTCATGGTGCCCCGCACCGACATGGTGTCGGTGGAGGCCGGCACGCCGACGCACGAAGCCATGAAACTGTTCCTGGACCGCGGGGTCTCCCGGCTTCCCGTCGTCGACGACGAGGCCGATGACGTGGTGGGCGTGCTCTACCTGAAGGACCTCGTGCAGTTCGCGTTCCGGGACGAGAGCGCGTGGCGCAACGCCCCGGTCAACCGCATCGCACGCAAGGCGGTCTTCGTGCCGGAGTCGATGAAGGCCGAGACGCTTCTGCAGCAGATGAAGCGGGATGCCGTGCACGTCTGCCTCGTCGTCGACGAGTACGGGGGGGTCTCGGGACTGGTGACCCTGGAGGACCTGATCGAGGAGCTGGTCGGGGAGATCGCGGACGAGTACGACGCGCGTGCCGCCGAGGTCGTCGATCTCGGCGACGGGCGTTTCCGGGTCAGCGCCCGCCTGGGCCTCGACGAGGTGGGCGAGCTGTTCGGCATGGAGCTCGAGGATGACGAGGTGGACTCGATCGGCGGGCTCCTCGGCAAGGCGCTCGGACGCATCCCGATGCCCGGCGTCACCGCCGAAACCCACGGTCTCGTCCTCACCGGCGGCGCCTCCCGCGGCCGGGGCAGGGGACTGGCGACGGTCTTCGTGGAGCGCGCCGCCTCACCCGACGACGCCGAGGACACCGCCGATCGGGCGCCGCGCACGGGCGAGATCACGCGCCCCGCGCGCACCGGCGAGGTGCGGGTGTCGCGCCGAGGCGACACCGACGACCGCCGCGCGTAG
- the ybeY gene encoding rRNA maturation RNase YbeY: MTIEINNESGVPVDETVLLRLMEHNLAELHVSPDADVAILLVDEGAMEALHVQWMDEPGPTDVLSFPMDELRPGTEDMPTPAGLLGDIVLCPQVAEAQALVAQHSTLDELIMLTTHGLLHLLGFDHAEPEEEREMFGLQKQLILDFAAAERRRPRP; this comes from the coding sequence ATGACGATCGAGATCAACAACGAGTCGGGCGTCCCCGTCGACGAGACCGTGCTCCTGCGGCTCATGGAGCACAACCTGGCGGAGCTGCACGTCAGCCCCGACGCCGACGTGGCGATCCTGCTCGTGGATGAGGGCGCCATGGAGGCGCTGCACGTGCAGTGGATGGACGAGCCCGGCCCCACCGACGTGCTGAGCTTCCCGATGGACGAGCTCCGGCCCGGCACCGAGGACATGCCCACCCCCGCGGGCCTGCTGGGCGACATCGTGCTGTGCCCGCAGGTGGCCGAGGCTCAGGCGCTCGTCGCACAGCATTCCACCCTCGATGAGCTGATCATGCTCACGACGCACGGTCTGCTGCACCTGCTGGGCTTCGACCACGCCGAGCCGGAGGAGGAGCGGGAGATGTTCGGGCTGCAGAAGCAGCTCATCCTCGACTTCGCCGCCGCTGAGCGTCGTCGACCCCGCCCGTGA
- a CDS encoding PhoH family protein has translation MVQLLGPQDRLLRVVEREHPGVDVHVRGNEITLSGEADAVAAARALVDELISMTRAGQGLDPVDVTASSRMMRDEGLRPSEVLGEAILTSRGKIIRPKTAGQKAYVDAIDENTIVFGIGPAGTGKTYLAMAKAVQALQRKEVTRIILTRPAVEAGERLGFLPGSLTDKIDPYLRPLYDALNEMLDPELVPKLMASGTIEVAPLAYMRGRTLNDSFVVLDEAQNTTPEQMKMFLTRLGFGTRMVVTGDITQVDLPQGSSGLRLVTRVLKDIDDIHFARLTSDDVVRHTLVGRIVDAYSEYDEQRLAHRRERDEASELANRAERRGKPRPAGPRDHLPKRGRS, from the coding sequence ATGGTGCAGCTGCTGGGCCCGCAGGACCGCCTTCTTCGCGTGGTCGAGCGGGAGCATCCCGGCGTCGACGTGCACGTGCGCGGCAACGAGATCACCCTGTCCGGCGAGGCCGACGCGGTCGCGGCGGCCCGCGCCCTCGTGGACGAGCTCATCTCGATGACCCGTGCGGGGCAAGGGCTCGACCCGGTCGACGTGACGGCGTCCAGCCGCATGATGCGCGACGAGGGCCTGCGTCCCTCCGAGGTGCTCGGCGAGGCGATCCTGACCTCCCGTGGCAAGATCATCCGCCCGAAGACCGCCGGCCAGAAGGCCTACGTCGACGCGATCGACGAGAACACGATCGTCTTCGGCATCGGCCCCGCCGGCACCGGCAAGACCTATCTCGCGATGGCCAAGGCCGTGCAGGCGCTGCAGCGCAAAGAGGTCACCCGCATCATCCTGACCCGCCCCGCCGTCGAGGCGGGGGAGCGGCTGGGGTTCCTCCCCGGTTCGCTGACCGACAAGATCGACCCCTATCTGCGGCCGCTCTACGACGCCCTCAACGAGATGCTCGACCCCGAACTCGTGCCCAAGCTCATGGCGAGCGGCACCATCGAGGTCGCGCCGCTGGCCTACATGCGCGGTCGCACCCTCAACGACTCCTTCGTGGTGCTCGATGAGGCGCAGAACACCACCCCGGAACAGATGAAGATGTTCCTCACCCGCTTGGGCTTCGGCACGCGCATGGTGGTCACCGGCGACATCACGCAGGTCGACCTGCCGCAGGGCTCGTCGGGGCTGCGTCTGGTGACCCGGGTGCTGAAGGACATCGACGACATCCACTTCGCGCGCCTCACCAGCGACGACGTGGTGCGCCACACCCTGGTGGGGCGCATCGTCGACGCCTACAGCGAGTACGACGAGCAGCGCCTGGCCCACCGCCGTGAACGCGACGAGGCGTCCGAACTCGCCAACCGGGCCGAGCGACGCGGCAAGCCGCGCCCCGCCGGACCCCGCGACCACCTGCCCAAACGAGGACGTTCATGA
- a CDS encoding histidine triad nucleotide-binding protein: MTEPSVFTRILNGEIPSEIVAETENAFAIRDIAPQAPVHLLVIPKTEEYRNVAELAAGDPALLAELVGLASSLAAEHGDGDFRLVFNTGPSAGQTVFHVHAHVLAGDLSEAGLGG, encoded by the coding sequence ATGACCGAACCGAGCGTGTTCACACGCATCCTCAACGGCGAGATCCCCTCCGAGATCGTGGCGGAGACCGAGAACGCGTTCGCGATCCGCGACATCGCGCCGCAGGCGCCCGTGCACCTGCTGGTCATCCCCAAGACGGAGGAGTACCGCAACGTCGCGGAACTCGCCGCCGGTGACCCCGCCCTGCTGGCCGAGCTCGTCGGGCTGGCATCGAGCCTGGCCGCCGAGCACGGTGACGGCGACTTCCGCCTGGTCTTCAACACCGGTCCCAGCGCCGGGCAGACGGTCTTCCACGTGCACGCCCATGTGCTCGCCGGCGACCTTTCGGAAGCGGGTCTCGGTGGCTGA
- a CDS encoding 16S rRNA (uracil(1498)-N(3))-methyltransferase → MALHFVDAAAGAAGPGDRITLTGAEAHHAAAVRRVRVGEIVTLGDGRGAWLTGACASVSPREVVIEVTERTEVPAPAMRVGLVQALAKGDRDELAVQAATELGVDEVMPWQATRSVSRWDAGKAEKGRARWGTIAREAAKQAHRAWLPEVTELVTTRQLASRAATARMLVLEPTASVALTAWRPAADDAEVLLVVGPEGGIAPEELRVLADAGATLVRLGDTVLRTSTAGPAALALVNATIGRW, encoded by the coding sequence ATGGCGCTGCACTTCGTCGACGCGGCGGCCGGCGCCGCCGGACCCGGCGACCGCATCACGCTGACAGGCGCCGAGGCCCACCACGCCGCAGCGGTGCGCCGCGTGCGCGTAGGGGAGATCGTCACGCTCGGCGACGGCCGAGGCGCCTGGCTCACGGGTGCCTGCGCATCGGTGTCGCCGCGTGAGGTGGTCATCGAGGTGACCGAGCGCACCGAGGTACCCGCTCCCGCGATGAGGGTGGGTCTCGTGCAGGCGCTCGCGAAGGGCGACCGGGACGAGCTCGCCGTGCAGGCCGCCACCGAGCTCGGGGTCGACGAGGTGATGCCGTGGCAGGCCACGCGCAGCGTGTCGCGCTGGGATGCCGGCAAGGCCGAGAAGGGACGTGCGCGCTGGGGGACGATCGCCCGGGAGGCTGCGAAGCAGGCGCACCGCGCGTGGCTGCCGGAGGTCACCGAGCTCGTCACCACCCGGCAGCTGGCCTCTCGCGCGGCGACCGCGCGGATGCTGGTGCTGGAGCCGACGGCATCCGTCGCACTGACCGCATGGCGCCCTGCTGCCGACGACGCCGAGGTGCTGCTGGTCGTGGGCCCGGAGGGCGGCATCGCCCCCGAGGAGCTGCGGGTCCTCGCCGACGCCGGTGCGACCCTGGTGCGACTGGGCGACACGGTGCTGCGCACGTCGACCGCCGGACCGGCGGCGCTGGCCCTCGTCAACGCCACCATCGGCCGCTGGTGA
- the dnaJ gene encoding molecular chaperone DnaJ: MADHYDVLGVSRDATPDEIKKAYRRLARELHPDVNPGADASERFKLVTHAYDVLSDPDQRARYDMGGDNAFAGAGGGFSNFGDIFETFFGAAGGGGGRGGRPRSRRERGQDALVRVTLQLGDVIFGVHRDIEVDTAVLCETCSGSCCQPGTQPATCDICHGTGHVQRTVRSLLGNVVTSQPCNVCQGYGTTIPFPCTTCQGQGRVRARRTVSLDIPAGVETGLRLQLPGSGEVGPAGGPNGDLYIEVTVAAHEAFSRDGDDLLATLEVSMPDAILGTSTTIESLDGPVELEVRPGVQSGDVLTIKGRGITPLRGSQRGDLRVGVQVVTPTRLDAKERALIEDFAKRTKAPAPRLAEFHQGLFSKLRDRFRG, from the coding sequence GTGGCTGACCACTACGACGTACTCGGCGTGTCGCGTGACGCGACTCCCGACGAGATCAAGAAGGCGTATCGTCGCCTGGCGCGCGAGCTGCACCCCGACGTCAACCCGGGTGCCGACGCCTCGGAGCGCTTCAAGCTGGTCACCCATGCGTATGACGTGCTGAGCGACCCCGACCAGCGTGCCCGCTACGACATGGGCGGCGACAACGCGTTCGCCGGCGCCGGCGGCGGGTTCAGCAACTTCGGCGACATCTTCGAGACGTTCTTCGGCGCCGCGGGCGGCGGCGGTGGTCGGGGCGGACGGCCCCGCTCACGCCGCGAGCGCGGCCAGGACGCGCTGGTGCGCGTCACGCTGCAGCTCGGCGACGTCATCTTCGGCGTGCACCGCGACATCGAGGTCGACACGGCCGTCCTGTGCGAGACCTGCTCGGGCTCGTGCTGCCAGCCCGGAACCCAGCCCGCCACGTGCGACATCTGTCACGGCACCGGCCATGTGCAGCGCACCGTGCGGAGCCTTCTCGGCAACGTCGTCACCTCGCAGCCGTGCAACGTGTGCCAGGGGTACGGCACCACCATCCCCTTCCCCTGCACGACCTGCCAGGGCCAGGGGCGGGTGCGCGCCCGCCGCACGGTGTCGCTCGACATCCCTGCCGGCGTCGAGACCGGCCTGCGACTGCAGCTGCCCGGCTCCGGTGAGGTCGGACCGGCCGGCGGCCCCAACGGCGACCTGTACATCGAGGTCACGGTGGCTGCGCACGAGGCGTTCAGCCGCGACGGCGACGATCTGCTCGCGACCCTCGAGGTGTCGATGCCGGATGCCATCCTCGGCACCAGCACCACGATCGAGTCCCTCGACGGGCCGGTCGAACTGGAGGTCCGTCCCGGCGTGCAGTCCGGCGACGTGCTGACCATCAAGGGCCGCGGCATCACGCCGCTACGGGGCTCGCAGCGGGGCGACCTCAGGGTCGGCGTGCAGGTGGTCACCCCCACCCGGCTCGACGCCAAGGAACGCGCGCTCATCGAGGACTTCGCCAAGCGCACCAAGGCTCCCGCACCGCGGCTGGCCGAGTTCCACCAGGGTCTGTTCTCGAAGCTCCGCGACCGCTTCCGGGGCTGA
- the hrcA gene encoding heat-inducible transcriptional repressor HrcA: protein MVSERGLQVLRAIVQDYVDTNEPVGSKAIVDRHAFGVSAATIRNDMAQLEDEELIVAPHTSSGRVPTDKGYRVFVDHLAQLRPLTPAQRTAIGSFLDGAGDLDDLLARTVRALTRLTGQVAIVQYPSFARAHVSHLELVDLGGGRVIVIVVTDIGRVSQRIASVPTDLGEDGMTRVRARLAELLTGSSVRDGAQAVADLLAAPAQPDAFDRAVRAIAGVVAEELEEFRQDRLVLAGSATLARREQDFRGSIYPLLEAIEEQVTLLKLMSEMVADDQGLAASIGRENEPFGLAEASVITGEYDVTGSRARLGLLGPTRMDYSSNLAAVRAVAHYLNRLLEEDESNR from the coding sequence ATGGTCAGCGAACGCGGATTGCAGGTGCTGCGGGCGATCGTCCAGGACTATGTGGACACCAACGAACCCGTCGGCAGCAAGGCGATCGTCGACCGGCACGCTTTCGGCGTCTCCGCGGCGACGATCCGCAACGACATGGCCCAGCTGGAGGATGAGGAGCTCATCGTCGCGCCGCACACCTCGTCGGGGCGTGTGCCGACCGACAAGGGGTACCGCGTCTTCGTCGACCACCTCGCCCAGCTGCGCCCCCTCACTCCCGCCCAGCGCACCGCGATCGGATCCTTCCTCGACGGCGCCGGCGATCTGGACGACCTCCTCGCGCGCACGGTGCGCGCCCTCACGCGGCTCACCGGGCAGGTCGCGATCGTGCAGTACCCGTCGTTCGCGCGGGCGCACGTCTCCCATCTCGAGCTGGTCGACCTCGGCGGCGGCCGGGTCATCGTGATCGTCGTCACCGACATCGGGCGTGTGTCGCAGCGCATCGCGTCGGTTCCCACCGATCTGGGGGAGGACGGCATGACGCGGGTGCGCGCGCGTCTGGCGGAGCTCCTCACCGGAAGCAGCGTGCGCGACGGCGCGCAGGCGGTGGCCGACCTGCTGGCCGCGCCCGCCCAGCCCGACGCGTTCGACCGCGCCGTGCGCGCGATCGCGGGCGTGGTGGCCGAAGAGCTCGAGGAGTTCCGGCAGGATCGCCTGGTGCTCGCGGGCAGCGCCACACTCGCCCGTCGCGAGCAGGACTTCCGCGGCAGCATCTACCCGCTCCTCGAGGCGATCGAGGAGCAGGTCACGCTGCTGAAGCTCATGTCCGAGATGGTCGCCGACGACCAGGGGCTCGCCGCGAGCATCGGGCGCGAGAACGAGCCGTTCGGGCTGGCGGAGGCATCCGTCATCACCGGCGAGTACGACGTGACCGGCTCGCGCGCGAGACTGGGACTGCTGGGCCCCACCCGCATGGACTACTCCTCGAACCTGGCGGCCGTCCGCGCCGTCGCCCACTATCTGAACCGGCTGCTCGAAGAAGACGAGAGCAACCGCTGA
- the hemW gene encoding radical SAM family heme chaperone HemW: MPSVLPVGEPAPADGALPADLQTDAGTDFGVYLHVPFCRVRCGYCDFNTYTAGELRGARQDQYADTLLHEISLSRGVLAAAGPLRPAQTVFFGGGTPTLLPSGDLARMLDGVRDTFGIADGAEVTVEANPDTVTPAGVAELARAGVTRLSIGMQSAVAHVLAALDRTHDPDNVATAVAAAREAGLDVSVDLIYGAPGETLADWERSLETAVGLAPDHISAYALIVEEGTKLHRQIRRGEVPAPDDDLQADMYELADETLAAAGFEWYEVSNWARDESHRSRHNLAYWRGTDWWGYGPGAHSHVAGLRWWNVKHPAAYAQRLAAGESPAAGRERPDAASRRLEDVLLRSRIREGLALAEVTPAGRGAVAGLIADGLVDGAAAVHGTLVLTRRGRLLADAVVRALTA, translated from the coding sequence ATGCCCTCCGTTCTGCCCGTGGGTGAGCCCGCGCCGGCCGACGGCGCTCTGCCCGCCGACCTCCAGACGGATGCCGGGACCGACTTCGGCGTCTACCTGCACGTCCCGTTCTGTCGTGTGCGCTGCGGCTACTGCGACTTCAACACCTACACAGCGGGTGAGCTGCGCGGGGCGAGACAGGATCAGTACGCCGACACGCTGCTGCACGAGATCTCCCTGTCGCGCGGTGTGCTCGCGGCCGCGGGTCCGCTGCGCCCCGCGCAGACGGTGTTCTTCGGCGGTGGGACGCCCACGCTGCTGCCGTCGGGCGACCTGGCGCGCATGCTCGACGGCGTGCGCGACACGTTCGGCATCGCCGACGGGGCAGAGGTCACCGTCGAGGCGAATCCCGACACCGTGACCCCCGCCGGTGTGGCAGAGCTCGCGCGGGCGGGCGTCACCCGGCTGTCCATCGGCATGCAGTCGGCCGTCGCGCACGTGCTGGCGGCGCTGGACCGCACGCACGACCCCGACAACGTGGCCACCGCCGTCGCCGCAGCGCGCGAGGCGGGACTCGATGTCAGCGTCGACCTCATCTACGGCGCGCCGGGGGAGACCCTCGCCGATTGGGAGCGATCGCTGGAGACCGCGGTCGGCCTCGCTCCCGACCACATCTCGGCCTACGCCCTCATCGTCGAGGAGGGGACGAAGCTGCATCGTCAGATCCGTCGCGGCGAGGTGCCCGCGCCCGACGACGACCTGCAGGCCGACATGTACGAGCTCGCCGACGAGACGCTCGCCGCTGCCGGCTTCGAGTGGTACGAGGTGTCCAACTGGGCGCGGGACGAGTCCCACCGCTCGCGGCACAACCTCGCCTACTGGCGCGGCACCGACTGGTGGGGCTACGGTCCGGGCGCGCACAGTCATGTCGCCGGTCTGCGCTGGTGGAACGTGAAGCACCCCGCCGCCTACGCGCAGCGCCTCGCCGCCGGAGAGTCGCCCGCCGCCGGGCGGGAACGCCCCGACGCGGCATCCCGCCGGCTGGAGGACGTGCTGCTGCGCTCGCGCATCCGTGAGGGCCTCGCGCTGGCCGAGGTCACCCCCGCCGGCCGCGGCGCGGTCGCCGGGCTCATCGCGGACGGCCTCGTCGACGGGGCCGCGGCCGTGCACGGAACCCTCGTGCTCACCCGCCGCGGTCGGCTGCTGGCCGACGCGGTCGTGCGCGCCCTCACCGCCTGA
- a CDS encoding DUF1990 family protein: protein MRRGTFRDETVDYAAVGATQASDLLQYPPERSIPAHESWRIGSGEARFRSAGDALLSWGAQRGAGLQLTDVRPASGPGYAGVAFDAEGTPVAPSRREAEQRYDADGTPYVGAGTTVRVHGRIRGHRADAELRVIFCVEEARRVGFALGTVGGSVVSGEESFMVEWRENDEVWFTVRAFDAPTAALYRLMPPLVRRRRRELFLGYLRAISPLYTTGS, encoded by the coding sequence ATGCGCCGCGGGACCTTCAGGGATGAGACGGTCGACTACGCCGCCGTCGGGGCGACGCAGGCGTCCGACCTGTTGCAGTACCCGCCGGAGCGCAGCATCCCCGCCCATGAGTCGTGGCGCATCGGCAGCGGCGAAGCGCGATTCCGCTCCGCCGGCGACGCGCTGCTGTCGTGGGGCGCGCAGCGTGGCGCCGGCCTGCAGCTGACCGATGTGCGGCCCGCGTCCGGGCCGGGCTACGCGGGTGTCGCGTTCGACGCCGAGGGAACCCCTGTCGCGCCGAGCCGGCGTGAGGCCGAGCAGCGCTACGACGCCGACGGCACCCCCTACGTGGGCGCGGGGACGACGGTGCGCGTGCACGGCCGCATCCGCGGGCATCGGGCCGACGCCGAGCTGCGCGTGATCTTCTGCGTCGAGGAGGCCCGCCGCGTCGGGTTCGCCCTGGGCACCGTCGGAGGCTCCGTCGTCAGCGGCGAGGAATCGTTCATGGTCGAGTGGCGCGAGAACGACGAGGTCTGGTTCACCGTGCGCGCCTTCGATGCCCCGACCGCCGCGCTGTACCGTCTGATGCCGCCGCTCGTGCGCCGCCGCCGCCGCGAGCTGTTCCTCGGCTACCTGCGCGCGATCTCGCCGTTGTACACCACCGGATCCTGA
- the lepA gene encoding translation elongation factor 4: MSPRALTPLAPAATPPAQIRNFCIIAHIDHGKSTLADRMLQITGVVSDRDMRAQYLDRMDIERERGITIKSQAVRMPWAAGGDTFALNMIDTPGHVDFTYEVSRSLAACEGAILLVDAAQGIEAQTLANLYLALENDLHIIPVLNKIDLPAADPDKFAAELAGLIGGNPEDVLRVSGKTGVGVEELLDRIVRDIPAPVGDPDAPARAMIFDSVYDSYRGVVTYVRMIDGKLEPRERIQMMSTRATHELLEIGVSNPEPVPTKGLGVGEVGYLITGVKDVRQSKVGDTITTHRKPATEALPGYTDPKPMVFSGIYPIDGSDYAELREALDKLKLSDASLQYEPETSVALGFGFRCGFLGLLHLEIITERLSREFGLDLITTAPSVTYEVLTDTGETITVTNPSEYPDGRVAEVSEPVVKVGILLPKDYVGTVMELCQGRRGTLLGMDYLSEDRVELRYNMPLGEIVFDFFDHLKSRTQGYASLDYEPAGSQTADLVKVDILLQGEKVDAFSSIVHREKAYAYGTLMTERLRKLIPRQQFEVPIQAAIGARIIARENIRAIRKDVLAKCYGGDITRKRKLLEKQKEGKKRMKMVGRVEVPQEAFIAALSGDVDGKK; encoded by the coding sequence ATGTCACCCCGTGCCCTCACGCCGCTCGCGCCCGCTGCCACGCCGCCCGCGCAGATCCGCAACTTCTGCATCATCGCCCACATCGACCACGGCAAGTCCACGCTGGCCGACCGCATGCTGCAGATCACCGGCGTGGTGTCGGACCGCGACATGCGCGCCCAGTACCTCGACCGCATGGACATCGAGCGCGAGCGCGGCATCACGATCAAGTCGCAGGCCGTGCGCATGCCCTGGGCTGCGGGCGGCGACACGTTCGCGCTGAACATGATCGACACCCCGGGGCACGTCGACTTCACCTACGAGGTCAGCCGGTCCCTCGCCGCCTGCGAGGGGGCGATCCTGCTCGTGGATGCCGCACAGGGCATCGAGGCGCAGACCCTGGCGAACCTGTACCTGGCCCTCGAGAACGATCTGCACATCATCCCGGTGCTGAACAAGATCGACCTGCCTGCCGCCGACCCCGACAAGTTCGCGGCCGAGCTCGCAGGCCTCATCGGCGGCAACCCCGAAGACGTGCTGCGCGTCAGCGGCAAGACCGGTGTGGGCGTCGAGGAGCTTCTCGACCGCATCGTCCGCGACATCCCCGCGCCCGTCGGCGACCCCGACGCGCCGGCCCGGGCGATGATCTTCGACTCGGTCTACGACTCCTACCGCGGCGTCGTGACGTACGTGCGCATGATCGACGGCAAGCTGGAGCCGCGTGAGCGCATCCAGATGATGTCGACGAGGGCGACGCACGAGCTGCTCGAGATCGGCGTCTCCAACCCCGAGCCGGTGCCGACCAAGGGCCTGGGTGTGGGCGAGGTGGGCTACCTGATCACGGGTGTGAAGGACGTGCGCCAGTCGAAGGTCGGCGACACGATCACCACCCACCGCAAGCCCGCCACCGAGGCGCTGCCGGGCTACACCGATCCGAAGCCGATGGTGTTCTCCGGCATCTACCCGATCGACGGCAGCGACTACGCCGAGCTGCGGGAAGCACTGGACAAGCTGAAGCTGTCCGACGCCTCCCTGCAGTACGAGCCCGAGACGTCGGTCGCCCTGGGCTTCGGCTTCCGCTGCGGGTTCCTCGGGCTGCTGCACCTCGAGATCATCACCGAGCGCCTCTCGCGCGAGTTCGGGCTCGACCTCATCACCACCGCCCCGTCGGTGACCTACGAGGTGCTGACCGACACCGGTGAGACCATCACGGTCACCAACCCCAGCGAGTACCCCGACGGGCGGGTCGCCGAAGTGTCCGAGCCCGTCGTCAAGGTCGGCATCCTGCTGCCCAAGGATTACGTCGGAACGGTCATGGAGCTCTGCCAGGGGCGCCGCGGCACGCTGCTGGGCATGGACTACCTCAGCGAGGACCGTGTCGAGCTGCGGTACAACATGCCGCTCGGCGAGATCGTGTTCGACTTCTTCGACCATCTGAAGAGCCGCACGCAGGGCTATGCCAGCCTGGACTACGAGCCGGCAGGGTCGCAGACCGCCGATCTCGTCAAGGTCGACATTCTGCTGCAGGGCGAGAAGGTGGATGCCTTCAGCTCGATCGTTCACCGTGAGAAGGCCTACGCCTACGGCACACTGATGACCGAGCGGCTGCGCAAGCTGATCCCGCGTCAGCAGTTCGAGGTGCCCATCCAGGCGGCCATCGGCGCGCGCATCATCGCACGAGAGAACATCCGCGCCATCCGCAAGGACGTGCTCGCCAAGTGCTACGGCGGCGACATCACCCGAAAGCGCAAGCTGCTCGAGAAGCAGAAGGAGGGCAAGAAGCGCATGAAGATGGTCGGACGCGTCGAGGTGCCCCAGGAGGCGTTCATCGCCGCGCTGTCGGGCGACGTCGACGGCAAGAAGTAG